One genomic window of Cupriavidus malaysiensis includes the following:
- a CDS encoding cation-transporting P-type ATPase codes for MTDPPAGHCDPVPTPPPWHTLSDVEVARVLRTDPAGGITDTEATRRLAEVGPNRLAPPKRRGPLMRLLLQFHNILLYVILASAVISAILGHWVDAGVLLVAVLVNAGIGFIQEGKAEAAIDAIRAMLSPHATVVRDGARREIDAAALVPGDVVALASGDRVPADLRLLTVKELRVEEAALTGESLPVEKSATPVAADAPLGDRFGMAYSGTLVVYGQATGVVVATGGATELGKIDGMLGDIENLATPLLRQIDRFGRGLAIAILLLSALTFVAGIAWRGHAPAAMFMMVVALAASAIPEGLPAIMTVTLALGVQRMARRNAIVRRLPAVETLGSVTVICSDKTGTLTRNEMTVQRMVCAGRVYDVGGVGYAPDGEFRVDGRAVDPGDAPALAMALRAGVLCNDARMRHEDGLWHVEGDPTEGALLVAGSKAGLSQQSAGESWPRLDSIPFESEHRFMATYHRDAGGAPWILAKGAPERILDMCALQWDGDGEHALDVDYWRRMATDTAAQGLRLLALACKRAAPADARLDFADMESGYTLLALVGIIDPPREEAIRAVDECHRAGIRVKMITGDHAETARAIGAQLAIGVGKPALTGSEVALMDDAALRRVAMEVDVFARASPEHKLRLVAALQQAGQVVSMTGDGVNDAPALKRADVGVAMGLKGTEAAKEAADVVLADDNFAAIARAVREGRAVYDNLKKFILFMLPTNGGEALIVIAAILFDLPLPLTPAQVLWINMVTSSALGLALAFEPAEPGLMARRPRPVGEPLLSGFFVWRVLMVSVLMMAGALGLFLWELADGTSLETARTMAVNAVVAAEMFYLLNSRHIFHTVISREGLFGNPYVLASIAACVPLQLAYTHLPVMQTVFGSTDLSALEWAKAIGAGLLVFCGSELEKTVIRRLPVGRRLATR; via the coding sequence ATGACTGATCCCCCTGCCGGCCACTGCGACCCGGTACCGACGCCACCCCCCTGGCACACCCTGTCCGACGTGGAAGTCGCGCGAGTGCTGCGTACGGACCCGGCCGGCGGCATCACCGACACGGAGGCCACGCGGCGGCTCGCCGAGGTCGGTCCCAACCGACTGGCGCCGCCCAAGCGGCGCGGCCCGCTGATGCGGCTGCTGCTGCAATTCCACAACATCCTCCTCTACGTCATCCTGGCCTCGGCCGTCATCTCGGCCATCCTCGGCCACTGGGTGGATGCCGGCGTGCTGCTGGTGGCGGTGCTGGTCAACGCGGGCATCGGCTTCATCCAGGAAGGCAAGGCGGAGGCGGCCATCGATGCCATCCGCGCCATGCTGTCGCCACACGCCACCGTGGTACGCGACGGTGCACGGCGCGAGATCGACGCGGCAGCGCTGGTTCCCGGCGACGTGGTGGCCCTGGCCTCGGGCGACCGCGTACCCGCCGACCTGCGTCTGCTGACCGTCAAGGAACTGCGCGTGGAAGAGGCCGCACTGACCGGCGAATCGCTGCCGGTGGAGAAAAGCGCCACGCCGGTGGCCGCCGATGCGCCGCTGGGCGACCGCTTCGGCATGGCCTACTCGGGCACGCTGGTGGTGTACGGACAGGCTACCGGTGTGGTGGTGGCCACCGGCGGGGCGACCGAGCTGGGCAAGATCGACGGAATGCTGGGCGACATCGAGAACCTGGCCACGCCGCTGCTGCGCCAGATCGACCGCTTCGGCCGTGGCCTGGCGATCGCCATCCTGCTGCTGTCGGCGCTGACGTTCGTGGCCGGCATCGCCTGGCGCGGCCACGCGCCGGCCGCAATGTTCATGATGGTGGTGGCGCTGGCGGCCTCGGCCATCCCCGAAGGACTGCCGGCCATCATGACGGTCACGCTGGCCCTCGGCGTGCAGCGCATGGCGCGGCGCAACGCCATCGTGCGGCGCCTGCCGGCGGTGGAGACGCTGGGCTCGGTGACGGTGATCTGCTCGGACAAGACCGGCACGCTCACGCGCAACGAGATGACCGTGCAGCGCATGGTCTGCGCCGGCCGCGTCTATGACGTCGGCGGCGTGGGCTACGCGCCCGACGGCGAATTCCGCGTCGACGGCCGCGCGGTCGATCCCGGCGACGCGCCGGCACTGGCGATGGCGCTGCGTGCGGGGGTGCTGTGCAACGACGCCCGCATGCGCCACGAGGACGGCCTGTGGCATGTGGAGGGCGACCCCACCGAAGGTGCGCTGCTGGTCGCCGGCAGCAAGGCCGGACTATCGCAGCAGTCGGCCGGCGAGAGCTGGCCCCGGCTGGATTCGATCCCCTTCGAATCCGAGCACCGCTTCATGGCCACCTACCACCGCGATGCCGGCGGCGCACCGTGGATCCTGGCCAAGGGGGCACCGGAGCGCATCCTCGACATGTGCGCCCTGCAGTGGGATGGCGATGGCGAACACGCGCTCGATGTCGACTACTGGCGCCGCATGGCCACCGACACCGCGGCCCAGGGCCTGCGCCTGCTGGCGCTGGCCTGCAAGCGCGCCGCGCCGGCGGACGCGCGGCTGGATTTTGCCGACATGGAGAGCGGCTACACGCTGCTGGCCCTGGTCGGCATCATCGATCCGCCGCGCGAGGAAGCCATCCGCGCCGTCGACGAATGCCACCGTGCCGGCATCCGCGTCAAGATGATCACCGGCGACCACGCGGAAACCGCCCGCGCGATCGGCGCGCAACTCGCCATCGGGGTCGGCAAGCCGGCGCTGACGGGCAGCGAGGTGGCGCTGATGGACGACGCCGCGCTGCGCCGCGTGGCCATGGAAGTCGACGTGTTCGCGCGCGCCAGCCCCGAGCACAAGCTGCGCCTGGTGGCGGCGCTGCAGCAGGCCGGCCAGGTGGTGTCGATGACCGGCGACGGCGTCAACGATGCCCCCGCGCTCAAGCGTGCCGACGTCGGCGTGGCGATGGGTCTGAAGGGTACCGAGGCCGCCAAGGAGGCCGCCGACGTGGTGCTCGCCGACGACAATTTCGCCGCCATCGCGCGCGCCGTGCGCGAAGGCCGCGCGGTCTACGACAACCTGAAGAAATTCATCCTCTTCATGCTGCCCACCAACGGCGGCGAGGCCCTGATCGTGATCGCGGCCATCCTGTTCGACCTGCCGCTGCCGCTGACCCCGGCCCAGGTACTGTGGATCAATATGGTCACCTCCAGCGCGCTGGGCCTGGCGCTGGCCTTCGAGCCCGCCGAGCCGGGCCTCATGGCGCGGCGCCCGCGCCCGGTCGGCGAGCCGTTGCTGTCGGGCTTCTTCGTCTGGCGCGTACTGATGGTGTCGGTACTGATGATGGCCGGCGCACTCGGGCTGTTCCTGTGGGAACTGGCCGACGGCACCAGCCTGGAGACGGCGCGCACGATGGCGGTCAACGCCGTGGTCGCCGCCGAGATGTTCTACCTGCTCAACAGCCGGCATATCTTCCATACCGTGATCAGCCGCGAGGGCCTGTTCGGCAACCCCTACGTGCTGGCCTCGATCGCCGCCTGCGTGCCGCTGCAGCTCGCCTACACCCACCTGCCGGTCATGCAGACCGTATTCGGCTCGACCGACCTGAGCGCGCTGGAATGGGCCAAGGCGATCGGCGCCGGGCTGCTGGTGTTCTGCGGCTCGGAGCTGGAGAAGACCGTGATCCGCCGCCTGCCGGTCGGCCGGCGGCTGGCAACCCGCTGA
- a CDS encoding universal stress protein, whose translation MTTSTAPDPTPFPARLLLATDLSARCDRALDRAAQLAGQWQAGLLVGHVLDPAAHPDQALAWAAGTGAGDALRIARQQLARDLAGLPVQADMQIAKSKDVAAGIRDMADAAGADLVVTGVARFELLGRFLLGSSVERLARSLPQPLLVVRNRPHGPYREIVVACDFSPASRDALRCAARLFPGQELTVFHAYQQPYSGMADTAPPARGIPQAEQDACAAFLADSKLPASTRVRPVILRGALELLLTQHVRRHEADLVVMGAQGRGALASALLGSTAARLLDCLPCDALVVHRPRAAAD comes from the coding sequence ATGACCACGTCCACCGCCCCCGACCCGACACCATTCCCCGCCCGCCTGCTGCTGGCGACCGACCTTTCCGCGCGCTGCGACCGCGCGCTCGACCGTGCCGCCCAGCTCGCCGGCCAGTGGCAGGCCGGCCTGCTGGTCGGCCACGTGCTCGATCCCGCCGCGCATCCGGACCAGGCCCTGGCCTGGGCCGCCGGCACCGGCGCGGGCGACGCGCTGCGCATCGCCCGCCAGCAGCTCGCGCGCGACCTGGCGGGCCTGCCGGTGCAGGCCGACATGCAGATAGCGAAGTCCAAGGACGTGGCGGCCGGCATCCGGGACATGGCCGACGCGGCCGGCGCAGACCTCGTGGTCACCGGCGTGGCGCGCTTCGAGCTGCTGGGACGCTTCCTGCTCGGCTCCAGCGTCGAGCGGCTGGCGCGCAGCCTGCCGCAGCCCCTGCTGGTAGTGCGCAACCGCCCGCACGGCCCCTATCGCGAAATCGTGGTCGCCTGCGACTTCTCGCCGGCCTCGCGCGATGCGCTGCGGTGCGCCGCGCGGCTGTTCCCCGGACAAGAGCTGACCGTCTTCCACGCCTACCAGCAGCCCTATTCCGGAATGGCCGACACCGCGCCGCCGGCGCGCGGCATCCCGCAGGCGGAACAGGATGCCTGCGCCGCCTTCCTCGCCGACAGCAAGCTGCCCGCCTCGACGCGGGTGCGCCCGGTGATCCTGCGCGGTGCGCTGGAGCTGCTGCTGACCCAGCACGTGCGCCGGCACGAAGCCGACCTGGTGGTGATGGGCGCGCAGGGTCGCGGCGCACTGGCCAGCGCGCTGCTCGGCAGCACCGCGGCACGGCTGCTCGACTGCCTGCCGTGCGACGCACTGGTGGTGCATCGGCCGCGCGCGGCGGCCGACTGA
- a CDS encoding chorismate-binding protein, with translation MLAQGWRQGWHAALFAPYEFGGPLVGVPVHTGQDLPFHDGALRLLWFRAMQRLPAADVDAWLAGAGAGGGAPAGVMQVASDTSRTAFEDAIARIHQWIEAGDTYQVNYTQRLRFSAFGAPAALFAGLRAAQPVPYGVLACLPGDGWVLSLSPELFVSHDGAGSLLARPMKGTAPRTGDAAGDAAAASALAADAKNRAENVMIVDLLRNDLGRIAVPGSVAVPDRFTVQPFGRVLQMTSTVTARARAGTSLAQLLGALFPCGSITGAPKRRTMQIIAELEPAPRGLYTGSVGWIDPPAAAAGQGSGDGIGPFTLSVAIRTLVLGAPGADGLRRGEMGVGGGIVHDSVAADEYAECGWKARFLTAYDPGFTLFETLRANGGQCLRLARHLERLAASAACFGFAFDAAAAAQAATAEAVRLGAGDWRVRLALDKAGSLQVTSGPLAPLAMEEGRVWLDQAPEPLAGADPLRRHKTSARAVYDAGWQAAERAGAFDRLFFNQRDELLEGGRSSVFVKVDGRWLTPPLAADILPGVMRAVVLEQGDALLDGPAAEGVITRAMLARAQALVVVNSLRGVLPARLKPA, from the coding sequence ATGCTCGCGCAAGGCTGGCGGCAGGGTTGGCATGCGGCGTTGTTCGCGCCCTACGAATTCGGCGGGCCGCTGGTCGGCGTGCCCGTGCATACGGGCCAGGACCTGCCCTTCCACGATGGTGCCCTGCGGCTGCTGTGGTTCCGTGCCATGCAGCGCCTGCCGGCGGCCGATGTCGACGCCTGGCTGGCCGGTGCAGGCGCTGGCGGCGGCGCGCCCGCAGGCGTGATGCAGGTCGCCTCCGATACCTCGCGGACCGCCTTCGAGGACGCCATCGCGCGCATCCATCAATGGATCGAAGCCGGCGACACCTACCAGGTCAACTACACCCAGCGGCTGCGCTTTTCCGCCTTCGGCGCGCCAGCCGCGTTGTTCGCCGGGCTGCGCGCGGCGCAGCCGGTGCCATACGGCGTGCTGGCATGCCTGCCCGGCGACGGCTGGGTGCTGTCGCTGTCGCCCGAGCTGTTCGTCAGCCACGATGGGGCGGGCAGCCTGCTGGCCCGGCCGATGAAGGGGACCGCTCCGCGCACGGGCGACGCCGCTGGCGACGCGGCCGCCGCGTCGGCGCTGGCCGCCGATGCGAAGAACCGCGCCGAGAACGTGATGATCGTCGACCTGCTGCGCAACGACCTGGGCCGCATCGCCGTGCCCGGCAGCGTGGCGGTACCGGACCGCTTCACCGTGCAGCCCTTCGGGCGCGTGCTGCAGATGACCTCCACCGTGACCGCGCGCGCCCGCGCCGGCACCTCACTGGCACAGTTGCTGGGCGCGCTGTTTCCCTGCGGCTCGATCACCGGCGCGCCCAAGCGGCGCACCATGCAGATCATCGCCGAACTGGAGCCGGCTCCGCGCGGCCTCTACACCGGCTCGGTCGGCTGGATCGACCCGCCCGCCGCAGCGGCGGGGCAGGGCAGCGGCGACGGGATCGGCCCGTTCACGCTGTCCGTGGCGATCCGCACGCTGGTGCTGGGCGCACCCGGCGCCGACGGCCTGCGCCGTGGCGAGATGGGCGTGGGCGGTGGCATCGTGCACGACAGCGTGGCGGCCGACGAATATGCCGAGTGTGGCTGGAAGGCGCGCTTCCTGACCGCATACGATCCGGGTTTCACCCTGTTCGAGACCTTGCGCGCGAATGGCGGGCAATGCCTGCGCCTGGCGCGGCACCTGGAACGGCTGGCGGCGTCGGCCGCCTGTTTCGGCTTCGCCTTCGATGCCGCAGCGGCAGCGCAGGCCGCCACCGCCGAGGCCGTGCGCCTGGGCGCCGGGGACTGGCGTGTGCGGCTGGCGCTGGACAAGGCCGGCTCCCTGCAGGTGACGAGCGGGCCGCTGGCCCCGCTGGCCATGGAGGAAGGCCGGGTCTGGCTCGACCAGGCTCCCGAGCCCCTGGCTGGGGCCGATCCCTTGCGCCGCCACAAGACCAGTGCACGCGCGGTCTATGACGCGGGCTGGCAGGCGGCCGAGCGCGCCGGCGCTTTCGATCGCCTCTTCTTCAACCAGCGCGATGAACTGCTCGAGGGCGGGCGCAGCAGCGTCTTCGTCAAGGTCGACGGACGCTGGCTGACGCCCCCGCTGGCCGCGGACATCCTGCCCGGGGTCATGCGCGCCGTGGTGCTGGAGCAGGGCGATGCCCTGCTGGACGGCCCGGCTGCCGAAGGCGTGATCACGCGCGCGATGCTGGCGCGCGCGCAGGCGCTGGTGGTGGTGAACTCACTGCGCGGCGTGCTGCCGGCACGCCTGAAACCGGCCTGA
- the dnaJ gene encoding molecular chaperone DnaJ, with product MAKRDYYEVLGVGKNASDEEIKKSYRKLAMKYHPDRNPDSKDAEEKFKEAKEAYEMLSDPEKKAAYDQYGHAGVDPNMAGGFGGGQGYGGFAEAFGDIFGDIFGQGGGGRRGGGGPQVYRGADLRYSMEITLEQAAHGHEAQIRVPHWDECDRCHGNGAEPGTNVETCPTCNGVGQVRVSQGFFSMQQTCPKCHGSGKHIPKPCTKCHGQGRLKSQKTLEVKIPAGIDEGMRIRSSGNGEPGINGGPPGDLYVEVHIKPHAVFERDGDDLHCQMPISFATAALGGDLEVPTLGGKATFPVPEGTQAGKTFRLRGKGIKGVRSGYPGDLYVHVAVETPVKLTEAQKDMLRQFDRSVHEGGSRHSPQEQSWLDKVKSFFS from the coding sequence ATGGCAAAACGTGACTATTACGAAGTGCTCGGGGTGGGTAAGAACGCGAGCGACGAAGAGATCAAGAAGTCCTATCGCAAGCTCGCGATGAAGTACCACCCGGACCGCAATCCGGACAGCAAGGATGCCGAGGAGAAGTTCAAGGAGGCCAAGGAGGCCTACGAGATGCTCTCGGATCCGGAAAAGAAGGCCGCCTACGACCAGTACGGCCACGCCGGCGTCGACCCCAATATGGCGGGCGGTTTCGGCGGCGGCCAGGGCTACGGCGGCTTCGCCGAGGCCTTCGGCGATATTTTCGGCGACATCTTCGGCCAGGGCGGCGGCGGCCGCCGCGGCGGCGGCGGCCCGCAGGTCTACCGCGGCGCCGATCTGCGCTACAGCATGGAGATCACGCTGGAGCAGGCCGCGCACGGCCACGAGGCGCAGATCCGCGTGCCGCACTGGGACGAGTGCGACCGCTGCCACGGCAACGGCGCCGAGCCCGGCACCAATGTCGAGACCTGCCCGACCTGTAACGGCGTGGGCCAGGTGCGCGTGTCGCAGGGCTTCTTCAGCATGCAGCAGACCTGCCCGAAGTGCCACGGCAGCGGCAAGCACATTCCCAAGCCCTGCACCAAGTGCCATGGCCAGGGCAGGCTGAAGTCGCAGAAGACGCTGGAGGTCAAGATCCCGGCCGGCATCGACGAGGGCATGCGCATCCGCTCGTCCGGCAACGGCGAACCTGGCATCAACGGCGGGCCGCCGGGTGACCTGTACGTGGAAGTCCACATCAAGCCCCATGCGGTGTTCGAGCGCGACGGCGACGACCTGCATTGCCAGATGCCGATTTCCTTCGCTACCGCGGCGCTGGGCGGCGACCTGGAAGTGCCCACGCTGGGCGGCAAGGCGACCTTCCCGGTGCCCGAAGGCACCCAGGCGGGCAAGACCTTCCGCCTGCGCGGCAAGGGCATCAAGGGGGTGCGCTCCGGTTATCCGGGCGACCTCTACGTGCATGTCGCCGTGGAGACGCCGGTCAAGCTGACCGAGGCGCAGAAGGACATGCTGCGCCAGTTCGACCGCTCGGTGCACGAAGGCGGCTCGCGCCACAGCCCGCAGGAGCAGTCCTGGCTGGACAAGGTGAAGAGCTTCTTCAGCTGA
- the dnaK gene encoding molecular chaperone DnaK produces MGKIIGIDLGTTNSCVAILEGNTPKVIENSEGARTTPSIIAYMEDGEILVGAPAKRQAVTNPRNTLYAVKRLIGRKFEEKEVQKDIGLMPYSIVKADNGDAWVSVREQKLAPPQVSAEVLRKMKKTAEDYLGEPVTEAVITVPAYFNDSQRQATKDAGRIAGLDVKRIINEPTAAALAFGLDKNEKGDRKIAVYDLGGGTFDISIIEIADVDGEKQFEVLSTNGDTFLGGEDFDQRIIDYIIGEFKKEQGVDLSKDVLALQRLKEAAEKAKIELSSSQQTEINLPYITADASGPKHLNLKITRAKLEALVEELITRTIEPCRIAIKDAGIKVSDIDDVILVGGMTRMPKVQEQVKEFFGKEARKDVNPDEAVAVGAAIQGSVLSGDRKDVLLLDVTPLSLGIETLGGVMTKMIGKNTTIPTKHAQVFSTADDNQPAVTIKVYQGEREMASGNKLLGEFNLEGIPPSPRGTPQIEVSFDIDANGILHVGAKDKATGKENRITIKANSGLSEDEIQRMVKDAEANAEEDKKARELADARNQADALIHSTRKAVTEYGDKLEAGEKEKIEAAVKELEDAVRGGDKADIEAKINALSEASQKLGEKVYADMQAKAGEGAAAGAAGAQQQAQPQDDNVVDAEFKEVNDKK; encoded by the coding sequence ATGGGTAAGATCATCGGTATCGACCTCGGTACCACCAATAGCTGCGTGGCGATCCTGGAAGGCAACACTCCCAAGGTCATCGAGAATTCGGAAGGCGCCCGTACCACCCCGTCGATCATCGCCTACATGGAAGACGGCGAGATCCTGGTGGGCGCGCCGGCCAAGCGCCAGGCGGTCACCAATCCGCGCAACACCCTGTATGCGGTGAAGCGCCTGATCGGCCGCAAGTTCGAAGAGAAGGAAGTCCAGAAGGACATCGGCCTGATGCCGTACTCCATCGTCAAGGCCGACAACGGCGACGCATGGGTGTCGGTGCGCGAGCAGAAGCTGGCGCCGCCGCAGGTCTCCGCCGAAGTGCTGCGCAAGATGAAGAAGACCGCCGAGGACTACCTCGGCGAGCCGGTGACCGAAGCGGTCATCACCGTGCCGGCCTACTTCAACGACAGCCAGCGCCAGGCCACCAAGGACGCCGGCCGCATCGCCGGCCTGGACGTCAAGCGCATCATCAACGAGCCGACCGCGGCCGCGCTGGCCTTCGGCCTGGACAAGAACGAGAAGGGCGACCGCAAGATCGCCGTGTATGACCTCGGCGGCGGCACCTTCGACATCTCGATCATCGAGATCGCGGACGTGGATGGCGAGAAGCAGTTCGAAGTGCTGTCGACCAACGGCGACACCTTCCTTGGCGGCGAGGACTTCGACCAGCGCATCATCGATTACATCATCGGTGAGTTCAAGAAGGAGCAGGGCGTCGACCTGTCCAAGGACGTGCTCGCACTGCAGCGCCTGAAGGAAGCTGCCGAAAAGGCCAAGATCGAACTGTCGAGCTCGCAGCAGACCGAGATCAACCTGCCGTACATCACGGCGGATGCCTCGGGTCCGAAGCACTTGAACCTGAAGATCACCCGCGCCAAGCTGGAAGCGCTGGTCGAGGAACTGATCACGCGCACCATCGAGCCTTGCCGCATCGCGATCAAGGACGCCGGCATCAAGGTCAGCGACATCGATGACGTGATCCTGGTCGGCGGCATGACCCGCATGCCCAAGGTGCAGGAGCAGGTCAAGGAGTTCTTCGGCAAGGAAGCGCGCAAGGACGTCAACCCCGACGAGGCCGTGGCCGTCGGTGCCGCGATCCAGGGCTCGGTGTTGTCGGGCGACCGCAAGGACGTGCTGCTGCTGGACGTGACCCCGCTGTCGCTGGGCATCGAGACGCTGGGCGGCGTGATGACCAAGATGATCGGCAAGAACACCACGATCCCGACCAAGCACGCGCAGGTATTCTCGACCGCCGACGACAACCAGCCCGCGGTGACCATCAAGGTCTACCAGGGCGAGCGTGAGATGGCCTCCGGTAACAAGCTGCTGGGCGAGTTCAACCTCGAGGGCATCCCGCCGTCGCCGCGCGGCACGCCGCAGATCGAAGTGTCCTTCGACATCGACGCCAACGGCATCCTGCACGTGGGCGCCAAGGACAAGGCCACCGGCAAGGAAAACCGGATCACCATCAAGGCGAACTCGGGCCTGTCGGAAGACGAGATCCAGCGCATGGTCAAGGACGCCGAGGCCAACGCCGAGGAAGACAAGAAGGCCCGTGAGCTGGCGGATGCCCGCAACCAGGCCGATGCGCTGATCCACTCGACCCGGAAGGCGGTCACCGAGTACGGCGACAAGCTGGAAGCCGGCGAGAAGGAAAAGATCGAGGCTGCCGTCAAGGAACTGGAAGATGCGGTGCGCGGCGGCGACAAGGCCGACATCGAGGCCAAGATCAACGCCCTGTCGGAAGCCAGCCAGAAGCTGGGCGAGAAGGTCTACGCCGACATGCAGGCCAAGGCCGGCGAAGGCGCCGCGGCCGGTGCGGCCGGCGCGCAGCAGCAGGCGCAGCCGCAGGACGACAACGTCGTGGATGCCGAGTTCAAGGAAGTCAACGACAAGAAGTAA
- a CDS encoding cob(I)yrinic acid a,c-diamide adenosyltransferase: protein MGKRLTKIVTRTGDDGTTGLGDGSRTGKDSLRIGAIGDVDELNSQLGLLLTEDLPEAVRGALLQVQHDLFDLGGELSIPGYPLLKEAHVIRLDEWLAHYNADLPRLAEFILPGGSRGAAQAHVCRAVCRRAERSLVALGAAEALNDAPRHYLNRLSDLLFVLARVLNRSAGGSDVLWQRARDE, encoded by the coding sequence ATGGGCAAGCGCCTGACCAAGATCGTGACCCGCACCGGCGACGACGGCACCACCGGCCTCGGCGACGGCAGCCGAACCGGAAAGGACAGCCTGCGCATCGGCGCCATCGGCGATGTCGACGAACTGAATTCGCAACTCGGCCTGCTGCTGACCGAGGACCTGCCGGAGGCGGTGCGCGGGGCCCTGCTGCAGGTGCAGCACGACCTGTTCGATCTCGGTGGCGAACTGTCCATCCCGGGTTACCCGCTGCTCAAGGAGGCCCACGTGATCCGGCTCGACGAGTGGCTGGCCCATTACAACGCCGACCTGCCGCGCCTGGCCGAGTTCATCCTGCCGGGCGGCAGCCGGGGCGCGGCCCAGGCCCACGTCTGCCGTGCCGTCTGCCGCCGGGCGGAGCGCAGCCTGGTTGCCCTCGGTGCCGCCGAGGCGCTCAACGATGCGCCGCGCCACTACCTGAACCGCCTGTCGGACCTGCTGTTCGTGCTGGCCCGCGTGCTCAACCGGTCCGCCGGCGGCAGCGACGTGCTGTGGCAGCGCGCCCGGGATGAGTGA